In Perognathus longimembris pacificus isolate PPM17 chromosome 3, ASM2315922v1, whole genome shotgun sequence, a single window of DNA contains:
- the LOC125349416 gene encoding D-dopachrome decarboxylase-like encodes MPFVELDTNLPANRVPAGLEKRLCATTAAILNKPEDRVIITVRPDMTMMLGGSTEPCVQLIVSSIGVVGTAEENRGHSARFFEFLTKELGLDQDRIVIRFHPVDLWQIGKKGTVMTFL; translated from the exons ATGCCGTTCGTTGAGCTGGACACGAACTTGCCCGCCAACCGCGTGCCCGCAGGGCTGGAGAAGCGGCTATGCGCGACCACCGCCGCCATCCTGAACAAACCTGAAGAT CGTGTGATCATTACAGTTAGGCCTGACATGACCATGATGCTGGGTGGATCCACAGAGCCTTGTGTCCAGTTGATCGTCTCCTCCATCGGTGTGGTGGGCACAGCTGAGGAGAACCGCGGCCACAGCGCCCGCTTCTTTGAGTTCCTCACCAAGGAGCTGGGCCTGGACCAGGACCG GATAGTTATCCGCTTTCACCCAGTGGATCTCTGGCAGATTGGGAAGAAGGGGACAGTCATGACATTTTTGTGA